One Candidatus Poribacteria bacterium DNA window includes the following coding sequences:
- a CDS encoding nuclear transport factor 2 family protein, producing the protein MDACQTVKAYFGALITGDTERLIKMMSLADHYVKIGTEPDEHIEGGKNARDYYQNIVANAADIAIDYEHLDVQERETLAWFYTRQIWRLKWLGNPEELAVRLTGVLEKEGGTWKFVQIHASVGVPA; encoded by the coding sequence ATGGATGCCTGCCAAACAGTTAAAGCGTACTTTGGTGCACTCATTACAGGAGACACAGAGCGGCTCATCAAGATGATGTCTTTGGCTGACCACTATGTGAAGATTGGTACGGAGCCGGATGAGCATATTGAGGGCGGCAAGAACGCGAGAGATTACTATCAGAATATTGTCGCGAATGCGGCGGATATTGCGATTGATTACGAACATCTTGACGTTCAGGAGCGGGAGACTCTGGCGTGGTTTTACACGCGCCAGATATGGAGACTCAAGTGGTTGGGTAACCCCGAAGAATTGGCAGTGCGGTTGACAGGTGTCCTCGAAAAAGAGGGTGGGACGTGGAAGTTTGTTCAGATTCACGCTTCGGTCGGTGTTCCTGCGTAG